From Lolium perenne isolate Kyuss_39 chromosome 5, Kyuss_2.0, whole genome shotgun sequence, a single genomic window includes:
- the LOC127299918 gene encoding cytochrome P450 CYP94D108-like — protein MDLHCCSSSQLIPFLLLLPPVLYISYHVARNLAKKKPATHGVKAHPLVGYLPAFLKNRDRFLDWSTELIVGSPELRMGFWIPGMNTGIITGNPADVEHILRANFANYPKGERSISMLVDFLGHGLFNSDGEQWLWQRKNASTEFSTRSLRGFVVDAVQSEVRDRLLPLLRRAAGSGVVLDMEDVLERFAFDTICMVSFGHDPCCLADGGALAEGKSDFMRAFGEAQELAVGRFLDPVGASWKIKKWLNVGTERRLKKAIADVHGFAMEIVRARRSQAMTSAKENRNRDDVLSRFVASEEHGDDETLRDMVLSFLIAGRETTSSALTWFFWLVSSRPDVAARIAEEVRSVRASVGTAPGEPFGFDALREMHYLHAALTESMRLYPPVPIDSQSCAADDTLPDGTHVGAGWSVTYSAYAMGRLEAIWGEDCAEFRPERWLGKDGEFRPESPFRYTVFHAGPRTCLGKEMAYVQMKSIVASMLEEFAVDVVQKNPAGGVPEHVLSVTLKMKGGLPVQIRRRMEA, from the coding sequence ATGGACCTCCACTGTTGTTCTTCTTCGCAGCTCATCCCCTTCCTCCTCCTGCTTCCTCCCGTACTGTACATCTCCTACCACGTTGCAAGAAATCTGGCAAAGAAGAAGCCGGCCACCCATGGCGTGAAAGCACACCCTCTGGTCGGCTATCTCCCGGCGTTCCTCAAGAACcgcgaccgcttcctcgactggtctACCGAGCTCATCGTCGGCAGCCCGGAGCTGAGGATGGGGTTTTGGATCCCCGGGATGAATACTGGCATCATCACCGgcaaccccgccgacgtggagcacATTCTCCGCGCCAACTTCGCCAACTACCCCAAAGGCGAGCGGTCCATCTCCATGCTGGTGGACTTCCTGGGCCACGGCCTCTTCAACTCCGACGGCGAGCAGTGGCTGTGGCAGCGCAAGAATGCCAGCACGGAGTTCAGCACGCGGTCGCTCCGCGGCTTCGTGGTCGACGCGGTGCAGTCCGAGGTGAGGGACAGGCTGCTCCCGCTGCTTCGACGCGCGGCGGGCAGCGGCGTGGTGCTGGACATGGAGGACGTGCTGGAGCGGTTCGCGTTCGACACCATCTGCATGGTTTCGTTCGGTCACGACCCGTGCTGCCTCGCCGACGGCGGGGCCTTGGCGGAGGGGAAGTCAGACTTCATGCGCGCGTTCGGCGAGGCGCAGGAGCTCGCCGTTGGCAGGTTCCTGGACCCCGTTGGGGCCTCCTGGAAGATCAAGAAGTGGCTCAACGTCGGCACCGAGCGCCGGCTGAAGAAGGCCATCGCGGACGTCCACGGGTTCGCCATGGAGATCGTCCGCGCGCGCCGCTCCCAGGCAATGACATCTGCGAAGGAAAACAGAAACAGAGACGACGTGCTGTCGAGGTTCGTGGCGAGCGAGGAGCACGGCGACGACGAGACGCTGCGGGACATGGTGCTGAGCTTCCTGATCGCCGGGCGCGAGACGACTTCGTCGGCGCTGACGTGGTTCTTCTGGCTCGTGTCCTCCCGGCCGGACGTGGCGGCGCGCATCGCCGAGGAGGTCCGCTCGGTCCGGGCGTCGGTGGGCACCGCCCCGGGCGAGCCGTTCGGGTTCGACGCGCTCCGGGAGATGCACTACCTGCACGCGGCGCTGACGGAGTCGATGCGGCTGTACCCGCCGGTGCCGATCGACTCGCAGTCGTGCGCGGCGGACGACACGCTCCCGGACGGCACGCACGTCGGGGCGGGGTGGTCCGTGACGTACAGCGCCTACGCAATGGGACGGCTGGAGGCGATATGGGGCGAGGACTGCGCGGAGTTCAGGCCGGAGCGGTGGCTGGGCAAGGACGGCGAGTTCCGGCCGGAGAGCCCGTTCCGGTACACGGTGTTCCACGCCGGGCCAAGGACTTGTCTTGGCAAGGAGATGGCGTACGTGCAGATGAAGTCGATCGTTGCCAGCATGCTTGAAGAATTCGCTGTCGACGTCGTCCAGAAGAACcctgccggcggcgtgccggagcaCGTGCTCTCCGTGACGCTGAAGATGAAGGGTGGTTTGCCTGTGCAAATAAGGAGAAGGATGGAAGCGTAG